The DNA segment TTTAGGGGCAGAGAGCTGGATTCTGTCCACCTCTGTGAAGTACCTGGAGCTTTTATAGCCAGCCTTAACCATTACTTGAAGTCCCACCGTGTCCCTTGCCACTGGAATTGGATAGCTAATACTCTAAACCCATATCATGAAGCCCATGACACCCTTGTGATGGTCATGGATGATGATCTCAAGCAAATGCGTTAGCTTGGTGGTACTTTGGCCCAGATAAGCCTGGGGATTGTGGCAGACTCTTAGAGGGAGGACTTTTGGTCCAGTGTGAGGTGTATGATTATCTGGATCACTATGACTAAAGTTATTGCTAATTCAGTATCTAAATACTGTCAATGCAGTATAAAATATAAGTAGGTCTAAAGGGCTATAATATAAGCAGGTTTGGTTGGAAACACAGATTTACAGTCTTTGGCATTGCAGAGCTCGCAgtgaaaaagcaacaaagcaCCTATGGAGCTACTTCAGGATTTTGTCTCTGGACATGACTGGATCTTAGTTGGATCTGCagtcagaggcagcaggaagccTGCTGGGGCATGCAAGGAgctcaggtgacacaggggaAGGGTGGTACAAGCCTTTCAGCACTTGCTCCTTGCCAGGTGCAAGGGAACCTTGCAAGGCTTGGCTtgatgctgcagctcttcctctACTTCTGGACACTTTCCCATCAATCATGGGATTTCAAACGCCAGAAGAGCAGCCTCCATGAGGTGCACTCCCAAGGACAAAGGTGTTCTAAAGTGAAAACCACTGCTCTAACATGTGCCATTTTGCTTCTGAGTTTAAAAAGAGGAGCATCCCCACGGGCTCCCATTTTTGCAGCTCTCTGGCTCCAGACTAACTGCAGACatgccagctgtgccaaggaATGGGGATTTCTAGCTGTGATCACATGCTTGTCAGATTGTGCTCTAGGGGTAATTGATTTCTTGACTCCAATGTATAGTGCTCTATCTTGACTTCGGGTTACAGTGTATTCAATATTGAGCATTCAGTCATTAAATGTTCAGAGGCTCTTCCTGCGAGTCATCAGCCTCCTCCAATTCTTCAGTGCCTTGTTTTGTACATTCTGAACCTCTCTCCGTTGTTCTGGATTTGGTGGGTTACAAGTTGAAATGCCAGCTCTTCTGGGTGAGCCAGAAGAGTGCTTCCAGCCTGAAGCTGAGCTCACTAATTAAGCTGTGGTGACCTGCTATTAACAGGCAAGTCTTCCCCTTAAAACAATGTTATTTAACACTAGCTCTGAGTTGATTAAACAGTTTGACTTTCTCTTTGTGTAAAGTTTTATGGTTTGTGTAGAGCCATCAGGTGCCAAAGACAACTTATATGCTGTTTCCTAATTTATATTAGGAAAATTTCTATGTTTCCTAATTTATGAGTTTACTTCTGAAAATCAGTATAAAAGGAAGACAGGcgtggttttggttttgctgtagGTTAACTCTGACAGGCAGATAAACCCCATAGACTTTCTCATTTCTCCTCTGCAATGGGGTGGGGCAGAGAGTCAGAAGAACAACActagaaaacttgtgggttcagataaagagatttttaagTGAAGCAAACTCTATATGCAAGCAAATCAAAATAAGGAATTATTCCCTGCCTGGAATATATAAACAGTAGAAGACATTGAATAGTATTTTTACATGATACTACATCAGCCAAACAAATGGATAGTAGGGCTTGAGGAACAAGGATATAATGAAGTTTTGTTAAAAGAGCTATTTTGGTTCTCTGTTTTATAACTGTCATCACCATGAGATAAGGACTTCACAATCCATTTAAATTTTCCTAAGGTGTATTATTTTGTGATCAGttatgatttatttaatttctgttgtacCCGTCCCTGAATTATCTGAGTACTATCTCTGAAAAAGACAAATGGTAAATAGCAAAGGGCTGCAATAACTGAGCAGCCAACAGGATAAGTCATATTGGCATGTGTTGGCTTTGCCAAATCCTCTGCCAGTGCtttagtttcttttcctctttggttTAAAATGCAACACATTTTCATTGCTTCTGATGATGCCAAGGAGCTCTAAACTGCATCTACTGAAAGGAACTGTGCTGTTCTTTTTAGTGCCTATGAGCAGAGAATTTCTTCATTGCTGCTATGATTCATACAGAGCTTCACCAGTAAGAGTAAGCCCCTGGCtaagataaaatgaaataatacaATTATCTTAATGTAAATTAACCTTAGGAAATGGAGGTCTTTAGTGCCTATGAGCAGAGAATTTCTTCATTGCTGCTATGATTCATACAGAGCTTCACCAGTAAGAGTAAGCCCCTGGCtaagataaaatgaaataatacaATTATCTTAATGTAAATTAACCTTAGGAAATGGAGgtctcttttgttttcaaaaagcccaaacaaataaatctaGCATCCTGTACTCTTTGAGATTCCTTTAGAAATATCTTTGTTAATACATTCTACACAGGGATACAGGTGGTCAAAGACACTAAACCAGTTTTCCTGCTGATAAGAGATGTTGTGGACTACAGGGCATAACAACAGCTGAAATAGATGCTCTGaacatgttttcaaaacataatttctttccaatttctttttGGCACTAGACAAATTTGGTGACAATCGAGTGtaaaaaaaacaatgttttggAACTCAATGTATTAAAACTGCCTTGAGTATGCATTAAAGCAGCCAGAACATACATCAATatgattttgtaatttaatgtataactactagaaaaaaaatcatttaacatagcaaaaatatttataatactTTATTCTAAAGACAAAACTTGAATTATGCCCCAGAGAAAATTATAGAGATAAAAATTGCATTCAAACTGAGGATTTGTTTTGGCTGTTTATGTGTTACTTCCTTTGAGCAAAGTGATTAGCCCTTATTCAGGTCTTCTTGTTCCTGTTAAGAAGATAAACTGATACAAGGACATCAAGTCTTTCTTGGATACAAACCTCATTGTCTTCCAAAAAGAAGTCAAGTGTCAAGTACGTAATGAGAATCTGATGGGGGATATTCTTTTGAACAGTGGTCTAAAggtgctttgctttgctttgctttgctttgctttgctttgctttggtcTTCACACAGCATCAAACCTTCCATTTAACTAATATACTTCAGTTTTTGGTCGACCTAGTCTGTTTCCAGTAGCAACTTCAAATTCTTCCTCTAACTTCCTCCAGAAGTATGACAGTACCACAGTCAGATTTATCCTGAGTGGCTGCTCCCCTCCTTGGAATGCAGGCCGGTACAGAACGGTCCCTGATGTGGTCGTTTATGCTCGGAGGGTGTGTGTGTTCGTCTGCCGGGGGAGGGAGGCTCACACCTGGCTCAGCAGAATCGTTACTAATGAAGAGTTTTCTTTTGCCTCCACGACTAGTATCTAAAAGTTAGTGCATTTCTAACACCATTGAGAGGAATGTCGCAgttgtctttacaaacaagctgtagatctgctggtagataaggtTAGCACAGAGAGATAAACAATGGAAGGGATTtcactgattgatgaatgggaaaagatatttgcctttacaaacaaactgtaggtttgctgataaatgaaatcGAATAtcggaagatgaaagaagcaacggggaaaaactatgaattctataagaattaaaaattaaaaggaagggttatacattagagggcaatctcaggtgtcaggcgttccgggaagtctgtgcctctcgagtacctcagcccatggggaaagagagcGGGAAATGCGGCCGTGAAAATGGGgtaaaaagggaggctgcgtcctccagAAGTTCGAGAGGGCAAAGAAAAgtcaaggggggggggggggggggggggggggggggggggggggggggggggggggggggggggggggggggggggggggggggggggggggggggggggggggggggggggggggggggggggggggggggggggggggggggggggggggggggggggggggggggggggggggggggggggggggggggggggggggggggggggggggggggggggggggggggggggggggggggggggggggggggggggggggggggggggggggggggggggggggggggggggggggggggggggggggggggggggggggggggggggggggggggggggggggggggggggggggggggggggggggggggggggggggggggggggggggggggggggggggggggggggggggggggggggggggggggggggggggggggggggggggggggggggggggggggggggggggggggggggggggggggggggggggggggggggggggggggggggggggggggggggggggggggggggggggggggggggggggggggggggggggggggggggggggggggggggggggccgctgcTGGTGCGGCAGGGCCGGccgcagctgctgctcaccGTGCGCTCCATGCAGGTACCGGGGCTCCGCGGGCCGCGCTCCCTCCCGGGAACCCTGGGGCTGCGGCCCCGGCCCTGCGCGCCCGGTCCGCCCCGCTCCCCAGGGCACGGCCCGGGGTCCCAGCTCCGGCGTTCTGCCTGCCGGGAACAGGCCCCGAAAACCCGTGACAGGAAATGACAAGTCCCATGACAATTTCTAGAGTCGGCAACGACCGATTACTTGAATCAGGAAATTGGCATGGCAGCGCAGCTTTATTCCATGAGATTCCTCGATCTGCAGTTAATATTAcactttttctccctttaataCGTAAAAGCAACAACCCAAGGCTCTCAGAAGTCTTTCGCcagcattttgtttccttttgcaaCTCTTGTTTTCCGTCTCTGCCTCACATCAACTGTCTGTACTCAGGAATTACTTATTTCTGTTGCTGAGTcttgcttaaaaaaacaaataatcaCAGTTACAGAGCTGATAAACTAactataaatatgttttttactGAGCCTTGATGCACAACCCTACTACTGGAATGTACTTAAAGGTATGTTAGAAATAACTCACTTTTTGATACACAGTTAAGAGGGGACACAGTCTTGGAAACAATAACTAACTATTCATTGGTAACGAGTCTGCTGAGTCGGGTGCGTGTCTCCCTCCCAAGAGgtgaaaacacacacacccacacttTGACCAAATGGCAAACTTTTATACCCTTCCGTGGCTGGAGGTGGTCCCTGTCTCCTTTCCCACCGAATGGGTATCCAGGAACTTAGGCCAGCTCTtctgtcccttcccttctcATCCTTCTTCCTGTTTTTGTCACGTCTTCAACCCTGCCCCTCTCCCACTTCTCAACAGCACCCAGCAGATTAAACAAAACATCCCAACTGCAGATAACAGCAAATAGCAAACAGAACCaagcattttcattcttttgcttTGTAATGTTTTTGGGCTaaagcaaaatgttattttctctcTATCTATTGATTTGTGTCTTTTGGAAGTTTTTGCTCTTAGAGTATTTTAATCTTGCTCTACAAGTTGTCTGACTGGATTAACCTGTCAGTCATTTATTCAAAAAAGATGATGCAAAGTGTAAACTTGGACATACTAAAGCAGAAGTTCCAGTATGAATTACACAACACTGTACAGGTGCAGTGTATTTCTGATAGCAAGGGTTTATGGATTAGCAGGGAGTAGGCTCAGCTTTTCTTAGGACCCTTACTTAACCCAGAAAAGGTGTGGAAGATGTGTGTCTCTGCTTGTAAAATAGCTACTCTTGCTATCTTGCAAGTTTCTTTCTTACGGAAACCTTAACCACCATTTCCAGCTTCTTTGACTGGAAATATAAACATTAAAGGATGCTGCAATACCAACATGCATCTGTGTGGATCCAATAAGAAACAGAAACCTTGTTATATTTAACAGTAGTACATTCTAGTCCTTTACATTCCAGCTGAGAAGATCACCAGGGGAAGTGTGTTTTCCAGGAGGTAAAAGAGAAGCCACTGATAAAGATGATATTGACACTGCTCTCCGAGAAGCTAAAGAAGAAGTGGGTCTGCAGCCAGAGAAGGTGGAAGTTATCTGTAGGCTGATGCCTGGAATTGATAAAGTGAGTTAACATATCATTATAAAATAAGTTTGGGTGGTTTTCTGTTGTGAGGTTGGCAGTGACCTTTTCAAACCTGTCActgccaagagctgctgcttcttcaggTGTGCAGCCCAtgtgtccagcagagcccagggaaaggGTTCTTGCTCTGTTTGGTGTTTGTGGGACCACATTTGGGGCACCAGTTAGTGATGCTCTGGAGCAccacagacagtgctgtgctggtgagaGTTCAGCAGAGAGCCATGGGCACAGTCATGGGGCTCCAGCCAGTGGGTGACgagcagagaggctgagagaggtGAGTTTGCTCAGCTTGAAAGCTGCCAGGGGGTTTGGCTGCTTACTTCTCCTGGGTGGTCATAGAGAGGATGATACCAGTACTTCTTTTGAGGCAATGGACACAGCAGCAACATGGACATTTTGATGagatacaagaaaaaaatactcttcaCCACGATGTCAGCCCAAAACTGGAGCAGATGTTCCTGACAGGCTGTAtagtctccatccctggagctgtgcagagctcactCACCCAGGCAGGGTCCCAGCAGGCTGCTCTAGCCTCACAGAAGGAGGTCTCCTTCAGTGTCTGCtgactgcagggctgtgcacatgGAGGGACCGCCAGAGGGGATGTGCACTGGGATTGTGTAGAGACCTCTAGCAGGGAGACTCCCAGAGGCGTCTTTGGAGTGTAGGTCACTATTTGTAAACTGACAGATTCTCAATTTCAATAGCAGTTCAGTTTTACATAGGATCGGTTTTCTCACAGAACAGAGGAATTGCTGTTtctgaaaactatttttgttcTCCAGGTAGCAGTTTTATTACTATGCCTCCTGTTTTTCTATCTGTTAGCAATATCTTCTCcccatttaaaaagaaaagaactgcTTTTGAAATTGTATTGCAAAAAGCTTTATTTAACTTCTTAAATTATAATTCTGTGCAGGTAACCTTAAAGCCACATAGTTCAGAGACAGTGTGTAAAAAGAtcatattttccctgttttccaaCCAATTACCTCAGTGAGTAGGAGAGACAATATGGGTTTTGGACCATGAATATTGTACATGTCAGGTGACACATTCTCAATATATACATTCCAGGTGCTTCTGACTTGGACAGAGTCTTTCCAGACTTGAATGAAATACCTTAAACGCTGTTttgctcttcctcctttctACAGAACAGTGGTGTTTGTTAGTGTGAATAAATAGAATTAGCAAGGTATCCTAAAGAATTTTGGTGTTCCATTGATGCAAACTATAATGTCACTAGATTTTGCCTTCCTTTGTAAGAAGGGATTACATTTAGAATTGGAATGTCCATAATTAAACTGTTTCAAAAAGTGTTATATTTTATGCTCAAATATAttgcaataatatttttatatctatagAAAAATACTTCCATATTCTGGAAAATTCCTCTATCCCAGGAAAACAATACAGAAATATGATGAAGGATATGGAAAATTTGGAttaaagttaaaatttaaaaaagtacATAAGAAAGACCCATGAGAAAGCGTGCATGCTTTTTTACTTCTGGAGCAAACTGGCAAGCCTTTTTAACTGCTCTGTGATTATACAGGATGAACAGGgtatttgtaaaataatttttgacaaatacaaaaatatgatTTCAAATTCTTCAAGTCAAATTAAATAGCTCGCCATTAGGGGGACTAAATTACATTGCAGTTAAAAATAGTTCATAGGCTTCTTGTACTCATTTTGcaacaatgaaatattttttttacataatgtGCATTTTTACTTGGTACAAACATGTTTGAgggttttgttgatttttttttaaagtttatttatttattgttttttttctctctctttttttagaTGAACAACTTGGTGACACCAGTTGTAGGATTTATTGAGGACACATTCCAGGTCACTCCTAATCCAGACGAAGTGAGCGAGGTTTTTGTTGTGCCTTTGGAGTACTTTGTCAAGCCCTTACATTACGAGGCCTTTTCTTATGAAACCTCCTCAGGTTATTTAATTCAGGTACACTGCTTTACGTATCATGACCAGGAACATAAAAAGTCATTCAAGATATGGGGACTGACTGCACACTTTGCTGTATTTCTTGCTCTTGTAATTTTCGGAGAGAGACCTACCTTTGAAGTGGATTATGATCTTGACAACTTAATGTCATCCTCCGAGAATTACTTCAGTAATTTGTATGCATCTATatgtgaaagaaagaagagcaatCTCTGACAACTTAGTCTGGCAATTAATTgattttgaaaaaggaaaaaggaggtttatttatttcctttgtacCTAAGTTTTGAAAGCTACACttgaatttcttctgaattgGGAACTTCAAGTTGACAGTGCCtaactaaattaatttaattgttaATCTCCTTTAAGAATTGCAAGAAGCACACAATATTTTTTGTGAAACAGAGTTTTAAAAGGTCTCTTTCAGTTCCTTCTCAGTTTCAATGGCTTTGTTCTGTGTGATCAGAGGTACTTTCTGTGGTTTGCCTTGTCTATAATGAGGTATGGTGACTATTTGATGTAATTGGTGTCTATTTGAGTTAATGTAGGAAAACAGAATCCTGATGCTTTCCACCAATTTCAGGGATTCTAAGTGGCTTGTAGTGGACGCCCTTCCATGGGATCTGATGCCACCTGCCCACGTTTCAAACTGGTCCAGACTAGAGCTCCTAGTGCTGCATGGGGCGGGGGAGTGGGGACCCGCCCCATGGCACAGCGCAGCTGCTTTGGGGCTGGAGGCACCACCCAGCGCGGGGGCTTAGGCGCCTCAGGGGGGATGGGGCTGTACTGGTGGTactggtggtgctgggagctcacCTGTCTGTGGACCAGAGGGGCTCAGGTGAATGCGTGTGCTCTTCCTGGGGACCTCCAGCCCAGTGTCACTCTGCTCCCGAACAGCTGCTCCCAGTATTCCCAATAAAGCCTCCCAGTTCACCTGGTCCTGTTTATTGGGGGCCAGTGgggaaggacatggagagaCCCTGTGGGGGGGATCCATGATTGGAGGGGGCCAGAATGGGTGCCAGcatggattgggaatggggaccCCCAGGAAAGGTCTTGTCCCCACattctcaccctgctctgggggGCCTTGGGAGGAACCTGAACCCCAACTCAGCACCGGGCCAATCCAAAAGGTGCTGGAAACCTCCTAAGATGCCAGGGCAATTTGGGGAGGGGGCGCATGGGGGGCGCCCAGACTGGGCcaagagcccagcactgcctcagCCCAACCTGCCCCGGCTCCATCTCAGCTCCTCCCGCGGGATGCAACTTGTCGGGAAAACAGGGGGAGCcaaggctggacactgggcccaggggaagcagaagggatggaggaggagggcaaaggaaggagcagagaaagggCCAGAAATAATAGGAAGAGAAGGCAAGACTAGAAAGGGGGAGGAGTGGGACCCATACCAATGCAATTTAAGAGTCCCAGACCTCTCCCCCACTTTCTGGGGTTCCCAGcttctttttccctgctcttccacCGCTTCCCCACTGCCCCCCAATCCACCACCCCCATCCCACATGCTTGATTTTGGGGTTTCAGACCCCTCATCTTTACTCTGGAGGTCCCATACTCCCTAGCTCAAAATTCAGGCACTGCATTGCTGAATTGTCCTGGGAGGAATGCCTGAGCTTGGAGAATTTTGGGGTGTAGTTTTGGAATGGGACAGCTCTGTCTGGATTTCTCCTCCCTGTTGTGGCctctcagctgccctgggggtgctggcatTTCCCTCCTGGGGACAAGGATGTTAATTCCCTTCCAGGAGCCcagtgcctggctggggctCCAGGGAAGGGGGTCCttgagcagctgccccagaacCTCTGCCAGGGTCTCCCAGTGCAGCcggagctgctcagcctggggtcCACAAAGCCCTCAGCAAGCCCAAGTCCCTCCCAGGAACCCTCAACTCCCTCAAACACAGCATTCCCCACAGCCTCTGTAAATTTGCCCCATGGCACCGGCCATGGCCATGTCCCCACATGTCACTGGCCATGGGACAGCTCTGTCTGGATTTCTCCTCCCTGTTGTGGCctctcagctgccctgggggtgctggcatTTCCCTCCTGGGGACAAGGATGTTAATTCCCTTCCAGGAGCCcagtgcctggctggggctCCAGGGAAGGGGGTCCttgagcagctgccccagaacCTCTGCCAGGGTCTCCCAGCACAGCcggagctgctcagcctggggtcCACAAAGCCCTCAGCAAGCCCAAGTCCCTCCCAGGAACCCTCAACTCCCTCAAACACAGCATTCCCCACAGCCTCTGTAAATTCGCCCCATGGCACCGGCCATGGCCATGTCCCCACATGTCACTGCCCATGTCCAACCATATCCTCAGCCATGGCTGTGTCCCCACCATGTTTCCATCCCTGTCATTATCTCCCACTTCTCCATCCATGCCCATGTCTCCTCATGTCCCCATGAATGGCCATGTCCCCTTCCACGTTCATGTGATCCccctctctgtgtctgtgttctgcCATGTCTATGTCCCCACCCATGTATTAGTTCAGtgtctttatttttagtatGGGATGTTTTAAATGGatgaagagaaatcaaaagcaCATCAAGTctagaagaaaagcatttccttgtCCATGCCAGCTGAAGATCCATGAGCTTGGGTGGGAGGGAAAAAACTTTTCTGGAAGACTTTCCACCTCACTGTCTCCAAAATCCTGCTCTTCGCCCCAGTCTGACCCCATTTTGCAGAAGACACCCTTCAGTaatagaaaatcaaaactgCGCAATTactaaggttggaaaacacctccaagacCACTCAGAATTCCGGGAGGCCACCAGAAGATAGGATTGAACACAGAAGATTTTCTGGGGTTCAAAGTCAACAAATCCATTCTCCCCAAGGAATTCCCAACG comes from the Ficedula albicollis isolate OC2 chromosome 11, FicAlb1.5, whole genome shotgun sequence genome and includes:
- the NUDT7 gene encoding peroxisomal coenzyme A diphosphatase NUDT7 — encoded protein: GGPLLVRQGRPQLLLTVRSMQLRRSPGEVCFPGGKREATDKDDIDTALREAKEEVGLQPEKVEVICRLMPGIDKMNNLVTPVVGFIEDTFQVTPNPDEVSEVFVVPLEYFVKPLHYEAFSYETSSGYLIQVHCFTYHDQEHKKSFKIWGLTAHFAVFLALVIFGERPTFEVDYDLDNLMSSSENYFSNLYASICERKKSNL